A part of Peromyscus maniculatus bairdii isolate BWxNUB_F1_BW_parent chromosome 10, HU_Pman_BW_mat_3.1, whole genome shotgun sequence genomic DNA contains:
- the C10H4orf50 gene encoding uncharacterized protein C4orf50 homolog isoform X2, with the protein MEPTAQEQTEKHFSYVIRAPSSDGFDVMNVDVKIDTCWVFRDVEESDDNEQGCLPEAASRPDLDTGLLREQLESSERKLLAAVDKHVMSESGLRSRVQELEQSERKLLLKVEQLSACVAQERRASLYAQEQLRALQGELVSQGALGCAQSDSLPSPRAKVLDPCSIQGCHSDACGLQTPAGQLSEEPHSCIGDRPAPCLVVPARTTDKLQGDLPGSERRQGALVQPRLDGQTLGLLCSCLPAPGMDEPLCSLEPAGVSESLRAAGAQEPLLLLPTSTLPLWGPAGEPQLLLSLLLPDDLLQELQTQEELDSKPSPAPGAVAPPGWPCDLARSHVTSLIRESPLISNSPFPTKGSKEPRGMWEESSGPPVASAEKWEVTGTLGMIKSELEVKALLDQESSGKLILDTEVQAPEGMQEGSRASETQPVAHCPRLRPECLIPTLHGTTSRPQEGPDSLRKRGSVEGCSWELLGKLLSEKEEEATSSRAHETREPEPNGSQLPSGNGKEVQRRAQGKQDHQLCLEDIHLQKGRSGDEDQEEKMQLPGAPSPTSLGVPEQPDVMAHVGQEQRLPMGDQDWLLFPKWAPAGASSEGPCPSQALVTGQDRCTLQIDTLEREREACFQPLNNLKLVCGDPQQMSALMKESQSVTHTWLDVEGDVCLQQASGSQDLNAKSSRNGEGGRREEDVALCTGDVPPGAALDGEKANWGPAELGGIPLPTTWYTLKRAGSRSHQLLATPKEERSQVLLDHARLRGAQEGCHHEGCHCEEELAREAAKALRLEQANHTLQGELVHLRRELDQCLQAVSDLEDCNGKSYCKISQLEEENEKLKGDLGRLHKAMSQSVRKAGSKMKDATQENRELRALISELGVSYKGLIKDTVLGIEDMVWALQGENKHLVGRVQGLEREVLQRSRDPGEEKRCSQGNSKMAGDKGHTEDKEVQVTPFSGQLITRACGPPWDEKLGVTWGQAGPSLDLEDTRCRALASSTPSVCAVTSGPQEAHTNGTRGDGARLQKEQETPRCSMQPGQSQGSLSRSLQLQTSKTDAPEEDPKLCVQRLHHQVRTLQCQLRDQGWALRELQAARDEAVSLQEKLQGKLEELREQQREARLATSPLKAKLASLVHKCQERNRLIEQLLRELPRQEPKNHLLCELAQNMLDDVALAEYTATFLTPGAPETVCHLDRGSKGMTAGGGAQEYLLNSETDSILQSLWGMESWSLPEAEWASQTVPLSSPKERRQRHQAHHTGKDEWLSQMTSGTEVAL; encoded by the exons GGTCCAGGAGCTGGAGCAGTCGGAGAGGAAGCTTCTCCTGAAGGTAGAACAGCTGAGTGCCTGCGTGGCCCAGGAAAGACGTGCCTCACTCTACGCCCAGGAGCAGCTACGGGCGCTGCAGGGGGAACTGGTCAGCCAG GGTGCCTTGGGCTGTGCACAGAGTGATTCTCTGCCCTCGCCCAGAGCAAAGGTGCTGGATCCTTGCAGCATCCAAGGCTGCCACAGCGATGCTTGTGGACTTCAAACCCCAGCAG GCCAGCTCTCAGAAGAGCCCCACAGCTGTATTGGAGATAGACCAGCCCCCTGCTTGGTGGTGCCAGCAAGGACCACAGACAAGCTCCAGGGAGACCTGCCAGGGTCTGAGCGTAGACAG GGTGCTCTTGTCCAGCCCCGTCTAGATGGACAGACTCTTGGGCTGCTGTGTAGCTGCCTCCCAGCGCCAGGCATGGATGAGCCACTCTGCTCCTTGGAGCCGGCAGGAGTTTCAGAGAGTCTTCGAGCTGCTGGAGCCCAGGAACCCCTTCTGTTGTTACCCACATCCACGCTCCCCCTCTGGGGACCTGCTGGGGAACCACAGCTCCTCCTATCACTTCTGCTTCCGGATGACCTCCTACAAGAACTTCAGACCCAAGAAGAGCTGGATAGCAAGCCCTCACCTGCCCCTGGGGCTGTGGCAccccctggctggccttgtgatCTGGCAAGGAGCCATGTCACCTCCCTCATCCGGGAGTCCCCACTCATTTCAAATAGCCCATTTCCCACAAAAGGGTCCAAGGAGCCCAGAGGCATGTGGGAAGAGAGCAGTGGACCTCCAGTTGCAAGTGCAGAGAAGTGGGAGGTGACGGGAACCTTGGGAATGATAAAATCAGAGCTTGAGGTCAAGGCCCTGCTGGACCAGGAAAGCAGTGGGAAGCTGATCTTGGACACGGAGGTCCAAGCCCCAGAGGGCATGCAGGAAGGGAGCAGGGCTTCAGAGACCCAGCCCGTGGCCCACTGTCCTCGCCTCCGGCCAGAATGTCTCATACCGACTCTGCATGGAACAACCTCTAGGCCACAGGAGGGTCCTGATTCCTTGAGAAAGAGAGGGAGTGTGGAAGGATGTAGCTGGGAACTCTTGGGAAAACTGTtatcagagaaggaggaagaggccaCAAGTTCCAGGGCCCATGAGACCAGAGAGCCAGAGCCAAATGGTAGCCAGCTTCCATCAGGTAATGGCAAAGAGGTCCAGAGGAGGGCACAGGGCAAGCAGGACCACCAGCTGTGCTTGGAAGACATTCATCTGCAGAAGGGGAGGTCTGGGGATGAAGACCAAGAGGAGAAGATGCAGCTCCCAGGGGCACCCAGCCCAACTTCTTTGGGAGTCCCTGAGCAGCCTGACGTCATGGCCCATGTGGGTCAGGAACAGCGCCTACCAATGGGTGATCAAGATTGGCTGCTGTTTCCCAAATGGGCCCCAGCAGGTGCCAGCAGTGAAGGTCCTTGCCCCTCACAGGCTTTGGTCACAGGACAGGACAGGTGCACCCTGCAGATAGACacactggagagggagagggaggcctGCTTCCAGCCGCTGAACAACCTGAAGCTTGTCTGTGGAGATCCCCAGCAGATGTCAGCATTGATGAAAGAGAGCCAGAGTGTCACTCATACATGGTTGGATGTTGAAGGGGATGTGTGCCTTCAGCAGGCATCAGGTAGCCAGGATCTGAATGCAAAATCCAGCAGGAAtggtgagggagggaggcgggAAGAGGATGTGGCCCTATGCACTGGAGATGTTCCTCCAGGAGCAGCACTCGATGGGGAAAAAGCCAACTGGGGCCCTGCAGAGCTGGGTGGGATCCCACTCCCCACAACATGGTATACCCTTAAGAGGGCGGGGAGCAGGTCCCATCAGCTCCTTGCCACCCCAAAGGAAGAGAGAAGTCAGGTTTTGCTTGATCATGCCAGGCTTCGGGGAGCCCAAGAAGGATGTCACCATGAAGGATGCCATTGTGAAGAAGAGCTGGCCAGAGAAGCAGCCAAGGCACTGAGGCTGGAGCAGGCGAACCACACACTGCAGGGAGAGCTGGTCCACCTCAGGCGTGAGCTGGACCAGTGTCTGCAGGCTGTGTCTGACCTGGAGGACTGTAATGGGAAGAGTTACTGCAAGATTTCCCAGCTggaagaggaaaatgagaaaCTGAAGGGGGACCTGGGCCGGCTGCACAAAGCCATGTCCCAGAGTGTCAGGAAAGCTGGCAGCAAGATGAAGGACGCCACCCAGGAAAACAGAGAGCTCAGGGCTCTGATCTCAGAGCTCGGAGTCAGTTACAAAGGGCTGATAAAGGACACAGTGCTAGGGATAGAAGACATGGTCTGGGCTCTGCAGGGCGAGAACAAGCACCTTgtaggcagagttcaaggcctggaGCGGGAGGTCCTGCAGAGGAGCAGGGATCCAGGGGAAGAAAAGCGGTGTTCCCAGGGAAACTCCAAGATGGCAGGAGACAAGGGACACACTGAAGACAAAGAGGTCCAGGTGACTCCATTTTCAGGACAACTGATCACAAGAGCCTGTGGGCCACCCTGGGATGAGAAATTAGGTGTGACTTGGGGTCAGGCAGGACCTTCCTTAGATTTGGAAGATACCAGATGCAGGGCTCTTGCTAGTTCCACCCCATCAGTCTGCGCAGTCACTTCAGGGCCTCAGGAAGCACACACCAACGGGACAAGGGGAGACGGAGCTCGGCTGCAAAAAGAACAGGAGACACCACGGTGTTCCATGCAACCAGGACAGTCTCAGGGGTCCCTGAGCAGAAGCCTTCAG CTCCAGACCTCCAAGACCGATGCCCCCGAGGAAGACCCCAAACTGTGCGTACAGCGGCTCCACCACCAGGTGCGGACTCTACAGTGCCAGCTCAGGGACCAGGGCTGGGCACTGCGGGAGTTGCAGGCGGCTCGGGATGAGGCTGTGAGCCTCCAGGAGAAGCTCCAGGGCAAG CTTGAGGAGCTCCGGGAACAGCAGCGTGAAGCGCGCCTGGCCACAAGTCCCCTGAAG GCCAAGCTGGCTTCCCTGGTCCACAAGTGCCAGGAGAGGAACCGCCTGATTGAGCAGCTACTTCGGGAGCTGCCAAGACAAGAGCCCAAGAACCACCTGCTCTGCGAGCTGGCGCAGAACATGCTGGATGACGTGGCACTGGCTGAGTATACCGCCACCTTCCTGACCCCAGGAGCCCCAGAG ACAGTCTGCCACCTGGATAGAGGCTCCAAGGGGATGacagctggaggaggag CTCAAGAGTACCTGCTTAATTCTGAAACAGACAGTATTCTTCAAAGCCTGTGGGGTATGGAGTCCTGGTCCCTTCCAGAGGCTGAGTGGGCATCGCAGACTGTTCCACTCAGTTCCCCAAAG
- the C10H4orf50 gene encoding uncharacterized protein C4orf50 homolog isoform X1: MEPTAQEQTEKHFSYVIRAPSSDGFDVMNVDVKIDTCWVFRDVEESDDNEQGCLPEAASRPDLDTGLLREQLESSERKLLAAVDKHVMSESGLRSRVQELEQSERKLLLKVEQLSACVAQERRASLYAQEQLRALQGELVSQVREAESAARQQRRLQERLRHKDEALARQAAALERCGWAQQLQLGLVREQERVLRAQVQRLERDVRRLGRAAGLLLAQLHAPDPLPSAGSPQPQILAGPLGVPEATELSALRARAERAEREWAEAARRLREHSATERQLREQLEELRCCVYGLTLSEIGLQSQVEELAQQNRRLRAKLGCGSLGALGCAQSDSLPSPRAKVLDPCSIQGCHSDACGLQTPAGQLSEEPHSCIGDRPAPCLVVPARTTDKLQGDLPGSERRQGALVQPRLDGQTLGLLCSCLPAPGMDEPLCSLEPAGVSESLRAAGAQEPLLLLPTSTLPLWGPAGEPQLLLSLLLPDDLLQELQTQEELDSKPSPAPGAVAPPGWPCDLARSHVTSLIRESPLISNSPFPTKGSKEPRGMWEESSGPPVASAEKWEVTGTLGMIKSELEVKALLDQESSGKLILDTEVQAPEGMQEGSRASETQPVAHCPRLRPECLIPTLHGTTSRPQEGPDSLRKRGSVEGCSWELLGKLLSEKEEEATSSRAHETREPEPNGSQLPSGNGKEVQRRAQGKQDHQLCLEDIHLQKGRSGDEDQEEKMQLPGAPSPTSLGVPEQPDVMAHVGQEQRLPMGDQDWLLFPKWAPAGASSEGPCPSQALVTGQDRCTLQIDTLEREREACFQPLNNLKLVCGDPQQMSALMKESQSVTHTWLDVEGDVCLQQASGSQDLNAKSSRNGEGGRREEDVALCTGDVPPGAALDGEKANWGPAELGGIPLPTTWYTLKRAGSRSHQLLATPKEERSQVLLDHARLRGAQEGCHHEGCHCEEELAREAAKALRLEQANHTLQGELVHLRRELDQCLQAVSDLEDCNGKSYCKISQLEEENEKLKGDLGRLHKAMSQSVRKAGSKMKDATQENRELRALISELGVSYKGLIKDTVLGIEDMVWALQGENKHLVGRVQGLEREVLQRSRDPGEEKRCSQGNSKMAGDKGHTEDKEVQVTPFSGQLITRACGPPWDEKLGVTWGQAGPSLDLEDTRCRALASSTPSVCAVTSGPQEAHTNGTRGDGARLQKEQETPRCSMQPGQSQGSLSRSLQLQTSKTDAPEEDPKLCVQRLHHQVRTLQCQLRDQGWALRELQAARDEAVSLQEKLQGKLEELREQQREARLATSPLKAKLASLVHKCQERNRLIEQLLRELPRQEPKNHLLCELAQNMLDDVALAEYTATFLTPGAPETVCHLDRGSKGMTAGGGAQEYLLNSETDSILQSLWGMESWSLPEAEWASQTVPLSSPKERRQRHQAHHTGKDEWLSQMTSGTEVAL; encoded by the exons GGTCCAGGAGCTGGAGCAGTCGGAGAGGAAGCTTCTCCTGAAGGTAGAACAGCTGAGTGCCTGCGTGGCCCAGGAAAGACGTGCCTCACTCTACGCCCAGGAGCAGCTACGGGCGCTGCAGGGGGAACTGGTCAGCCAG GTGCGGGAGGCGGAGAGCGCGGCCAGACAGCAGCGGCGGCTGCAGGAGCGGCTGCGGCACAAGGACGAGGCTCTGGCAAGGCAGGCGGCAGCCCTGGAGCGCTGTGGGTGGGCGCAGCAGCTACAGCTGGGCCTGGTGCGGGAGCAGGAGCGCGTTCTGCGGGCGCAGGTGCAGCGGCTGGAGCGCGACGTGCGGCGCCTGGGCCGCGCTGCCGGCCTCCTGCTGGCACAGCTGCATGCCCCGGACCCGTTACCCAGTGCGGGCAGCCCCCAGCCGCAGATCCTGGCCGGTCCCCTAGGCGTTCCCGAGGCCACAGAGCTGAGCGCACTGCGGGCCAGGGCGGAGCGCGCGGAGCGGGAGTGGGCGGAGGCGGCGCGCAGGCTGCGGGAGCACAGCGCCACCGAGCGGCAGCTGCGGGAACAGCTGGAGGAACTGCGTTGCTGCGTGTATGGGCTGACGCTGTCGGAGATAGGTCTGCAAAGTCAGGTGGAGGAGCTCGCCCAGCAAAACAGGCGCCTGCGGGCCAAGCTGGGGTGCGGTAGCCTG GGTGCCTTGGGCTGTGCACAGAGTGATTCTCTGCCCTCGCCCAGAGCAAAGGTGCTGGATCCTTGCAGCATCCAAGGCTGCCACAGCGATGCTTGTGGACTTCAAACCCCAGCAG GCCAGCTCTCAGAAGAGCCCCACAGCTGTATTGGAGATAGACCAGCCCCCTGCTTGGTGGTGCCAGCAAGGACCACAGACAAGCTCCAGGGAGACCTGCCAGGGTCTGAGCGTAGACAG GGTGCTCTTGTCCAGCCCCGTCTAGATGGACAGACTCTTGGGCTGCTGTGTAGCTGCCTCCCAGCGCCAGGCATGGATGAGCCACTCTGCTCCTTGGAGCCGGCAGGAGTTTCAGAGAGTCTTCGAGCTGCTGGAGCCCAGGAACCCCTTCTGTTGTTACCCACATCCACGCTCCCCCTCTGGGGACCTGCTGGGGAACCACAGCTCCTCCTATCACTTCTGCTTCCGGATGACCTCCTACAAGAACTTCAGACCCAAGAAGAGCTGGATAGCAAGCCCTCACCTGCCCCTGGGGCTGTGGCAccccctggctggccttgtgatCTGGCAAGGAGCCATGTCACCTCCCTCATCCGGGAGTCCCCACTCATTTCAAATAGCCCATTTCCCACAAAAGGGTCCAAGGAGCCCAGAGGCATGTGGGAAGAGAGCAGTGGACCTCCAGTTGCAAGTGCAGAGAAGTGGGAGGTGACGGGAACCTTGGGAATGATAAAATCAGAGCTTGAGGTCAAGGCCCTGCTGGACCAGGAAAGCAGTGGGAAGCTGATCTTGGACACGGAGGTCCAAGCCCCAGAGGGCATGCAGGAAGGGAGCAGGGCTTCAGAGACCCAGCCCGTGGCCCACTGTCCTCGCCTCCGGCCAGAATGTCTCATACCGACTCTGCATGGAACAACCTCTAGGCCACAGGAGGGTCCTGATTCCTTGAGAAAGAGAGGGAGTGTGGAAGGATGTAGCTGGGAACTCTTGGGAAAACTGTtatcagagaaggaggaagaggccaCAAGTTCCAGGGCCCATGAGACCAGAGAGCCAGAGCCAAATGGTAGCCAGCTTCCATCAGGTAATGGCAAAGAGGTCCAGAGGAGGGCACAGGGCAAGCAGGACCACCAGCTGTGCTTGGAAGACATTCATCTGCAGAAGGGGAGGTCTGGGGATGAAGACCAAGAGGAGAAGATGCAGCTCCCAGGGGCACCCAGCCCAACTTCTTTGGGAGTCCCTGAGCAGCCTGACGTCATGGCCCATGTGGGTCAGGAACAGCGCCTACCAATGGGTGATCAAGATTGGCTGCTGTTTCCCAAATGGGCCCCAGCAGGTGCCAGCAGTGAAGGTCCTTGCCCCTCACAGGCTTTGGTCACAGGACAGGACAGGTGCACCCTGCAGATAGACacactggagagggagagggaggcctGCTTCCAGCCGCTGAACAACCTGAAGCTTGTCTGTGGAGATCCCCAGCAGATGTCAGCATTGATGAAAGAGAGCCAGAGTGTCACTCATACATGGTTGGATGTTGAAGGGGATGTGTGCCTTCAGCAGGCATCAGGTAGCCAGGATCTGAATGCAAAATCCAGCAGGAAtggtgagggagggaggcgggAAGAGGATGTGGCCCTATGCACTGGAGATGTTCCTCCAGGAGCAGCACTCGATGGGGAAAAAGCCAACTGGGGCCCTGCAGAGCTGGGTGGGATCCCACTCCCCACAACATGGTATACCCTTAAGAGGGCGGGGAGCAGGTCCCATCAGCTCCTTGCCACCCCAAAGGAAGAGAGAAGTCAGGTTTTGCTTGATCATGCCAGGCTTCGGGGAGCCCAAGAAGGATGTCACCATGAAGGATGCCATTGTGAAGAAGAGCTGGCCAGAGAAGCAGCCAAGGCACTGAGGCTGGAGCAGGCGAACCACACACTGCAGGGAGAGCTGGTCCACCTCAGGCGTGAGCTGGACCAGTGTCTGCAGGCTGTGTCTGACCTGGAGGACTGTAATGGGAAGAGTTACTGCAAGATTTCCCAGCTggaagaggaaaatgagaaaCTGAAGGGGGACCTGGGCCGGCTGCACAAAGCCATGTCCCAGAGTGTCAGGAAAGCTGGCAGCAAGATGAAGGACGCCACCCAGGAAAACAGAGAGCTCAGGGCTCTGATCTCAGAGCTCGGAGTCAGTTACAAAGGGCTGATAAAGGACACAGTGCTAGGGATAGAAGACATGGTCTGGGCTCTGCAGGGCGAGAACAAGCACCTTgtaggcagagttcaaggcctggaGCGGGAGGTCCTGCAGAGGAGCAGGGATCCAGGGGAAGAAAAGCGGTGTTCCCAGGGAAACTCCAAGATGGCAGGAGACAAGGGACACACTGAAGACAAAGAGGTCCAGGTGACTCCATTTTCAGGACAACTGATCACAAGAGCCTGTGGGCCACCCTGGGATGAGAAATTAGGTGTGACTTGGGGTCAGGCAGGACCTTCCTTAGATTTGGAAGATACCAGATGCAGGGCTCTTGCTAGTTCCACCCCATCAGTCTGCGCAGTCACTTCAGGGCCTCAGGAAGCACACACCAACGGGACAAGGGGAGACGGAGCTCGGCTGCAAAAAGAACAGGAGACACCACGGTGTTCCATGCAACCAGGACAGTCTCAGGGGTCCCTGAGCAGAAGCCTTCAG CTCCAGACCTCCAAGACCGATGCCCCCGAGGAAGACCCCAAACTGTGCGTACAGCGGCTCCACCACCAGGTGCGGACTCTACAGTGCCAGCTCAGGGACCAGGGCTGGGCACTGCGGGAGTTGCAGGCGGCTCGGGATGAGGCTGTGAGCCTCCAGGAGAAGCTCCAGGGCAAG CTTGAGGAGCTCCGGGAACAGCAGCGTGAAGCGCGCCTGGCCACAAGTCCCCTGAAG GCCAAGCTGGCTTCCCTGGTCCACAAGTGCCAGGAGAGGAACCGCCTGATTGAGCAGCTACTTCGGGAGCTGCCAAGACAAGAGCCCAAGAACCACCTGCTCTGCGAGCTGGCGCAGAACATGCTGGATGACGTGGCACTGGCTGAGTATACCGCCACCTTCCTGACCCCAGGAGCCCCAGAG ACAGTCTGCCACCTGGATAGAGGCTCCAAGGGGATGacagctggaggaggag CTCAAGAGTACCTGCTTAATTCTGAAACAGACAGTATTCTTCAAAGCCTGTGGGGTATGGAGTCCTGGTCCCTTCCAGAGGCTGAGTGGGCATCGCAGACTGTTCCACTCAGTTCCCCAAAG